The following proteins are co-located in the Palaemon carinicauda isolate YSFRI2023 chromosome 3, ASM3689809v2, whole genome shotgun sequence genome:
- the LOC137638278 gene encoding NACHT, LRR and PYD domains-containing protein 3-like isoform X1, with protein sequence MCFFFFSICLAGKNDEKWQKQNGSDPEMSLAVLKDKRNETAHNPRIERGWCCLIIDELYELTIKIQEGLKLVVLGYVVNPEDKEKIEREMDRVFDNTRQKIHEIGKGGIGAEVFDEYQREIDFTKKMKLLEEEGFPCLKKILEKFKSINPLNLITGTSSNPNIPVEKIYTEMKLEGESGPCSVPIEEILNHVPHYDHSQLLLIKGMAGMGKTTLVKKIISDWLSKKDDIKGLSDFAILLYVECRDSIESFKDLLVAFFGDVHQKFQDNEIIDVCLAHKCLLIIDGYDELNDKSSKLFLDVLTLKKSRKISVIVTTRPEFQERFNNQVKSDYTTVSTIRLEGIPKEKREEFVCKYYAVLGSGSSPLQSLDELLKYLRKTKHTMHEVWGLPLNLALVTVLWMIKPEVISNITTEAELYWQFYLLSLSKLMERLAKNLLTAHLPLSVLNARVQQFIEKLCCESFKALQNDEINISKSTINHLSNSFSRLGLPAEELTGAFLEIVTTSQGSFHYSFPHKGMMEFMAALYFPVKLTNQCWDQSVNTATPTKIFEMLLGGSLPENLHKYQNMLIQMISLLHVGDGDQIKVSEEAKIEALELLVKSGCERQRLRAKSLEEYQM encoded by the coding sequence atgtgctttttttttttttctatatgtttagCTGGAAAAAATGACGAAAAGTGGCAAAAACAAAATGGTTCCGACCCAGAAATGTCTTTAGCCGTCTTGAAGGATAAGAGGAATGAAACAGCCCACAATCCGAGAATTGAAAGAGGATGGTGTTGTCTCATAATAGATGAATtatatgaacttacaataaaaattcaagagggcttaaaacttgtTGTGCTCGGGTATGTAGTAAACCCTGAGGATAAAGAAAAAATcgaaagagaaatggacagagtttttgataACACACGACAAAAGATCCATGAGATAGGGaaaggaggtataggagccgaggtctttgatgaatatcaaagggaaattgacttcacaaaaaagatgaagttattggaagaagaaggcttcccttgtttgaagaaaattcttgaaaaatttaaaagcattaatcctctcaacctgataacaggaacctcttctaaccctaacataccagtagagaagatttacacagaaatgaagctagaaggggaaagtggcccctgtagtgttcctatagaggagatactgaatcacgtacctcattatgatcacagtcaactcttactgatcaagggaatggcaggtatggggaaaaccactctggtcaagaagatcatttctgactggctcagtaagaaggatgacatcaaaggccttagtgactttgccatacttttgtatgtagaatgcagggattccattgaatcttttaaagacttgttagtggcgttttttggagacgttcaccagaaattccaagataatgagattattgatgtgtgtttggctcaCAAGTGTCTACTCATCATTGATGGGTATGACGAGTTAaatgataaatcatcaaaattattcctagatgttttgacactgaagaaatcccgcaaaattagtgttattgtgacaaccagacctgaatttcaggagagattcaacaatcaggtgaaatctgattacacaactgtgtctacaattagacttgagggaattccaaaggagaagagagaagagtttgtatgcaagtattatgcagtattggggtcaggcagttctcctttgcaatcattagatgaactgttaaagtatctgaggaaaacaaagcacactatgcatgaggtgtggggactacccttaaatctcgctcttgtaacagTTCTGTGGATGATCAAACCAGaggttataagcaacatcaccactgaagctgagctctactggcaattttaccttttgtctctCTCAAAGTTAATGGAGCGTTTGGCGAAAAACCTTCTCACAGCTCACTTACCTCTAAGTGTATTAAATGCTAGAGTTCAgcagtttattgaaaaactatgctgtgaatcattcaaagcattacaaaatgatgaaatcaatatttcaaaatccACCATCAATCATTTGTCCAactctttttctcgtttgggattgccagccgaagagctaactggcgccttcctggAAATAGTGACCACTTCCCAAGGCTCCTTTCATTACAGTTTCCCGcataaagggatgatggaattcatggcagctcttTATTTCCCTGTGAAATTGACAAATCAATGCTGGGAccaatctgtaaacacagccacacctacaaagatctttgaaatgcttcttggagggagtctccctgaaaaccttcacaaatatcaaaatatgctgatacagatgatcagcctattGCATGTGGGTGACGGGGACCAAATTAAGGTGTCAGAAGAggccaagattgaggcactggaactcctagtaaaGTCGGGATGTGAACGACAAAGACTCCgtgctaagagtcttgaagaatatcaaatgtga